Proteins encoded within one genomic window of Glycine soja cultivar W05 chromosome 1, ASM419377v2, whole genome shotgun sequence:
- the LOC114390388 gene encoding uncharacterized protein LOC114390388: MLLIFVLSLVNIVSAANVTAQVNSIPILNGTNFKVYKEAVEIVLGYMDLDLTLRTERPISTPKTSNEVKIQKWDQSNRMCFMIMKHSISEAFRGSISKGQSAKKFFEKIEQYFAKNEKVETSNLLAKLISMNYKGKGNIREYIMEMSNLASKLKSLKLELGYNTQKDKWFLNELISHCVQEEERLQRDRTESAHLTSTSQNKKRKKTKGVAEGTSQQKKQNKDEEFTCYFCKKSGHMKKECPKYATWRVKKGLPVEPTAK, encoded by the exons atgttattaatttttgttctctCTTTAGTTAATATTGTCAGTGCTGCAAATGTTACTGCCCAAGTGAATTCTATCCCAATACTGAATGGGACAAATTTTAAGGTCTATAAGGAAGCCGTAGAAATTGTTCTTGGCTATATGGATTTGGACTTGACACTGAGGACGGAACGACCCATTTCCACTCCAAAAACCTCTAATGAGGTAAAAATTCAAAAGTGGGATCAGTCCAACCGAATGTGCTTTATGATCATGAAGCACTCTATTTCAGAGGCGTTTCGGGGTTCTATTTCTAAGGGTCAAAGTGCAAAGAAATTCTTTGAGAAAATTGAACAATACtttgccaaaaatgaaaaagtggaGACGAGTAACCTTTTGGCTAAACTCATCTCCATGAACTATAAAGGCAAAGGAAACATAAGGGAGTACATTATGGAGATGTCCAATCTCGCATCTAAACTCAAGTCACTTAAGTTAGAGCTTG GCTATAACACTCAGAAGGACAAATGGTTCCTCAATGAGCTTATATCTCACTGTGTGCAAGAGGAGGAGAGGCTGCAAAGAGATAGGACTGAAAGTGCTCACTTGACTTCAACCTCtcagaataagaaaaggaagaaaactaAGGGTGTTGCGGAAGGGACTTctcaacaaaagaaacaaaataaggaTGAGGAATTTACCTGTTACTTCTGCAAGAAGTcaggacacatgaagaaagaaTGTCCCAAATATGCTACATGGCGTGTGAAGAAAG GGTTGCCTGTGGAGCCGACCGccaagtga
- the LOC114390474 gene encoding E3 ubiquitin-protein ligase RING1-like: MNPMMIEPANISSSSSFNINPKIVEERMGPYNIRVINEQVVKPNPRDTLRFNVTVTLRQFSIYDWRLRLIRTSTLLETSTSISFQSLFEDNQDFLRSVLSNPECFLYFIPRSFDQISRNIVSVVQRALEVQGSPSSAESADFECEVFPLTLDIFVDMLEEVDEETLALIEEESIQQEVAMIPASNEAIHSLQAFTDPLFLKTEKCNICMDEFYAEEGNEDDVKLLSSSSMPCGHVFHHQCIVKWLQTSHTCPLCRYPMPSVHD; the protein is encoded by the coding sequence ATGAACCCAATGATGATCGAACCTGCAAACATTAGTTCTTCGTCATCCTTCAATATCAACCCCAAAATTGTTGAAGAAAGAATGGGTCCCTACAACATTCGTGTGATAAATGAACAAGTGGTGAAGCCCAATCCCAGAGATACATTGAGATTCAATGTGACTGTTACCCTTCGacaattttcaatttatgaCTGGCGTCTGCGTCTCATAAGAACCTCAACCTTGTTGGAAACTTCAACATCCATAAGCTTCCAAAGCTTGTTTGAAGATAATCAAGATTTTTTACGATCAGTATTATCCAACCCAGAATGTTTTCTCTACTTCATCCCAAGAAGTTTTGATCAAATATCACGGAATAttgtttccgttgttcaacgaGCCTTGGAGGTTCAGGGCTCCCCTTCTTCGGCTGAGTCTGCAGATTTCGAATGCGAAGTGTTCCCTTTGACTTTAGATATTTTCGTGGACATGCTGGAAGAAGTAGATGAAGAAACGCTTGCACTAATAGAAGAGGAGTCCATACAGCAAGAGGTCGCAATGATTCCAGCCTCCAATGAAGCCATACACTCCCTGCAAGCGTTCACAGATCCACTCTTCCTCAAGACTGAAAAGTGTAATATTTGCATGGATGAGTTTTATGCTGAAGAGGGTAATGAAGATGATGTCAAGTTATTGTCGTCTTCGTCAATGCCATGCGGTCATGTGTTTCATCATCAATGCATCGTGAAGTGGCTGCAAACCAGTCACACGTGTCCCTTGTGTCGCTACCCTATGCCCTCTGTCCACGACTAG